In Paenibacillus ihbetae, the following are encoded in one genomic region:
- the ribD gene encoding bifunctional diaminohydroxyphosphoribosylaminopyrimidine deaminase/5-amino-6-(5-phosphoribosylamino)uracil reductase RibD, with amino-acid sequence MKSDQHFMRLALELAGTANGKTNPNPVVGALIVKDGQVVGAGVHRNAGEPHAEVHAFKMAEGYTEDATLYVTLEPSPQSSPCIEFVLNSGIARVVVAMQDPNPMVAGRGIQLLREHGIEVDVGVLGKEAELLNERFVHNMSKRRPFIISQVAMTLDGKIATSTGHSKWVTCDETQLVVHKLRNKVDAILVGINTVLADDPLLTTRLPEESGKNPIRVILDSNLRLPEDAKVTDCSAAKTWVVTKEDADPERVRMLQQKGIEILFVPVNRYGLDLHALSDMLYQRGVTDLLVEGGSEVNGSFLRANLIDKWMIYIAPKVLGGRKSISPYAGSDLELMDEALRVKIHSVQQIGEDICITAYPNDDSSASGSTYVIDYLNEELTTLSSS; translated from the coding sequence ATGAAATCAGACCAACATTTTATGAGGCTGGCATTGGAACTGGCAGGTACGGCCAATGGGAAAACGAACCCGAACCCGGTTGTTGGCGCACTAATTGTTAAAGATGGACAAGTAGTCGGTGCAGGTGTTCATCGAAATGCAGGGGAACCTCATGCGGAGGTGCATGCATTCAAAATGGCTGAAGGATACACCGAAGACGCAACACTCTATGTTACGCTGGAACCAAGCCCTCAATCCTCTCCTTGTATAGAATTCGTCCTCAACTCGGGAATCGCAAGAGTTGTCGTGGCGATGCAGGATCCGAATCCGATGGTGGCCGGAAGAGGCATTCAATTATTGAGAGAGCATGGGATAGAAGTTGATGTGGGTGTATTGGGGAAGGAAGCCGAATTACTCAATGAACGATTCGTGCACAATATGTCAAAACGACGGCCGTTTATTATTTCCCAGGTAGCCATGACGCTTGACGGGAAAATTGCCACGTCGACGGGACATTCTAAATGGGTTACATGTGATGAAACACAGCTTGTGGTACATAAACTAAGAAACAAAGTCGATGCCATATTAGTAGGAATTAATACGGTTTTGGCGGATGATCCCCTCCTTACGACCCGACTGCCAGAAGAAAGCGGGAAGAATCCCATCCGGGTCATTTTAGATTCGAATTTGAGACTGCCTGAGGATGCCAAAGTTACCGACTGTTCAGCAGCAAAGACATGGGTAGTCACGAAGGAGGATGCTGATCCGGAAAGAGTGCGCATGCTGCAGCAAAAAGGAATTGAAATTCTGTTCGTTCCTGTGAACCGTTACGGGCTGGACCTCCATGCATTATCGGATATGTTATATCAGCGAGGTGTTACCGACCTGCTGGTAGAAGGAGGCAGCGAAGTAAATGGATCCTTCCTTCGGGCCAACCTTATTGATAAATGGATGATTTATATCGCCCCCAAGGTGTTGGGAGGACGGAAATCCATCTCGCCGTACGCAGGCTCGGATTTAGAATTGATGGATGAAGCGCTGCGGGTAAAGATTCATTCCGTTCAACAAATCGGCGAAGATATTTGCATCACTGCTTATCCGAATGATGATAGTTCCGCCTCTGGGAGTACCTACGTAATAGATTATCTAAATGAAGAGCTTACTACCCTGAGCAGCTCTTGA
- a CDS encoding response regulator transcription factor, translating to MTKVLVVDDEISIASAIAYALRREGHTVETAGDGQEALDRVESFDPDVMVLDVMMPKLSGYDVCRRLGDRQRPAVLLLTVKDDIVDKVLGLELGADDYMTKPFDMRELIARVKALSRRSRPHETAEPAASPEKLVRLAGLSINLLSRTVHADDKQLELTPKEFDLLALLARNPERVFSREDLLEQVWDMGFAGGTRTVDIHVQRLRKKLGDWHDVIQTVYGIGYKSTENPS from the coding sequence ATGACAAAAGTGCTTGTCGTAGATGATGAAATAAGTATAGCAAGCGCGATTGCTTATGCATTGCGCAGGGAAGGCCACACGGTCGAAACGGCCGGAGACGGCCAGGAGGCGCTTGATCGCGTTGAGTCGTTTGATCCGGATGTTATGGTGCTCGATGTCATGATGCCGAAGCTTAGCGGATATGACGTATGCCGGCGGCTTGGCGATCGTCAGCGGCCGGCGGTTCTGTTGTTGACCGTAAAAGATGACATTGTCGATAAAGTGCTGGGACTGGAGCTCGGTGCCGATGATTACATGACCAAGCCGTTTGATATGCGGGAGCTGATCGCCAGGGTCAAAGCTTTGTCCCGGCGCAGCCGTCCGCATGAAACGGCAGAACCGGCTGCTTCTCCGGAGAAGCTCGTCCGTCTTGCGGGCCTGTCCATTAATTTGTTAAGCCGTACCGTTCATGCCGATGACAAGCAGCTGGAGCTGACGCCGAAGGAGTTCGACCTGCTGGCATTGCTGGCGCGAAATCCGGAGCGGGTATTTTCCCGGGAAGATTTGCTTGAGCAGGTGTGGGATATGGGATTTGCGGGCGGGACGCGAACAGTGGATATTCATGTACAGCGCCTTCGGAAAAAGCTGGGCGATTGGCATGATGTCATTCAGACTGTGTACGGGATCGGCTACAAAAGCACGGAGAATCCGTCATGA
- a CDS encoding GTP cyclohydrolase II, giving the protein MNSDQVRKLLESKLTILKQPECPNIGLVGPVRLPVQLEDYEVVFKWYTWLNTGNSFMDKNDILDSLSQADLASYQQSSVLVYGDFANEEHALIRMHSICHTGDIFGSKRCDCGYQLRTSMRMIVENGSGALFYLANHEGRGIGLFSKSLAYLLQEEGFDTVEANLGLGFEDDQRSYEEAIRVLQSLRQKPVTLITNNPRKLQSLREKGLVTDQHVSIWGDVSEHNNRYLATKIEKSGHIYNSLVETALL; this is encoded by the coding sequence ATGAATTCGGACCAGGTCAGGAAATTGCTAGAGAGTAAATTAACCATTCTTAAACAGCCGGAATGTCCCAACATCGGCCTTGTTGGTCCCGTTCGGCTCCCTGTGCAATTGGAGGATTATGAAGTCGTATTTAAATGGTACACTTGGTTAAATACAGGCAATTCATTTATGGATAAGAATGATATTCTAGACTCATTATCTCAGGCAGATCTCGCTTCATATCAGCAGTCTTCCGTGCTGGTATACGGTGATTTTGCTAATGAGGAGCACGCCTTGATACGGATGCACAGCATTTGCCATACGGGAGATATTTTTGGGAGCAAACGATGCGACTGCGGCTACCAACTGCGGACATCCATGCGCATGATCGTGGAAAACGGCAGCGGGGCTCTCTTTTATTTGGCGAATCACGAGGGTCGCGGAATAGGCCTTTTCTCCAAATCGTTAGCTTATCTTTTGCAAGAGGAAGGGTTCGATACAGTAGAGGCCAATCTTGGTCTTGGCTTCGAGGATGACCAGCGCTCCTATGAAGAAGCCATACGTGTACTTCAGAGCTTGCGGCAAAAACCAGTCACCCTGATTACGAACAATCCTAGAAAGCTGCAGTCTTTGCGGGAAAAAGGACTTGTAACCGATCAGCATGTATCGATTTGGGGAGATGTGTCCGAGCACAATAATCGGTATTTGGCAACGAAAATCGAAAAATCGGGTCATATCTATAACTCCTTGGTGGAGACTGCTTTATTATGA
- a CDS encoding alpha/beta fold hydrolase yields MPTTENRGYPECAEKGLIAVRGTRLYVEMSGGSKDAALLYLHGGPGASCIDFCWHQAGVLSAHMMVVALDQRGVLRSDPIPEEETFGLEDIIKDCEALRVKLGIAKWTLLGHSFGAIVAFKYAVHYPQSVNKIIFETPCFDARASMRSLIAKAHEIYQALEHPEGVVLCNSYLSCSHTPLELWQAWGRIGQGLGSKRDNIYFHGMDPDCYNSKIDRQITDAGMWAKNRVHAAKLEAEGKFLESLIPELFKLSQPSLLIAGRFDPVCCETQQQAYVETVKGGHMVVFEGSGHFPRLEEPERYAQEVIQFVLNSQI; encoded by the coding sequence ATGCCAACAACCGAAAACAGAGGATATCCGGAATGTGCGGAGAAAGGACTTATTGCTGTACGCGGAACCCGCCTGTATGTCGAAATGTCCGGTGGGTCAAAGGATGCTGCATTATTATATTTACACGGAGGCCCCGGGGCAAGCTGTATTGATTTTTGCTGGCATCAGGCCGGCGTCTTATCCGCCCACATGATGGTGGTTGCGTTGGATCAGCGGGGCGTATTGCGATCAGATCCCATACCGGAGGAGGAGACATTCGGTTTGGAGGATATAATCAAAGATTGCGAAGCGCTGAGGGTCAAGTTAGGTATTGCAAAGTGGACGCTTCTCGGACATTCCTTCGGTGCAATCGTTGCGTTCAAGTATGCCGTTCATTATCCACAATCCGTGAACAAAATAATATTTGAAACGCCATGTTTCGATGCTCGTGCATCGATGCGCAGTTTAATTGCGAAAGCGCACGAGATATACCAAGCTCTAGAGCATCCAGAGGGGGTTGTACTGTGCAATTCCTATCTCTCATGCTCGCATACGCCGCTTGAGCTGTGGCAGGCATGGGGCAGAATCGGACAAGGGTTAGGGTCGAAGCGTGACAACATTTATTTTCACGGAATGGACCCGGATTGTTACAATAGCAAGATTGATCGTCAAATTACTGATGCTGGCATGTGGGCGAAGAATCGGGTTCACGCGGCAAAGCTTGAGGCGGAAGGGAAGTTCTTGGAGAGCCTGATCCCTGAGCTGTTCAAGCTGTCCCAACCCTCGCTGCTGATTGCAGGAAGATTTGATCCCGTCTGCTGTGAAACACAGCAGCAGGCATACGTGGAGACGGTAAAGGGCGGGCATATGGTGGTGTTTGAGGGAAGCGGGCATTTTCCGAGACTTGAGGAGCCGGAACGCTATGCACAGGAAGTGATTCAATTCGTATTAAATTCCCAAATCTAG
- a CDS encoding DUF6886 family protein translates to MLYHFSEDPGITRFEPRVLYNQHDEPAKVWAIDAHHAPHYYVPRECPRVCLEAGEDTTEADVEKFFGLSEARRMMVIESGWYERVRTACIYRYSFEPDDFEEFDRNAGYYVAMQTVVPVQVERINDLVGAILQAGIELRFTPSLLPLKEQVLASTVHFSMIRMRNATL, encoded by the coding sequence GTGCTTTATCATTTCAGTGAGGATCCGGGTATTACAAGGTTCGAGCCGAGAGTCCTATACAACCAGCACGATGAGCCTGCTAAAGTGTGGGCGATCGATGCGCATCATGCTCCGCACTATTATGTTCCAAGAGAATGTCCAAGGGTGTGTCTGGAGGCCGGTGAGGATACGACGGAAGCGGATGTGGAGAAGTTTTTCGGGCTGTCGGAAGCTCGAAGAATGATGGTGATCGAATCGGGCTGGTACGAGCGGGTGAGAACGGCTTGCATTTATAGGTATAGCTTCGAGCCTGATGATTTTGAAGAGTTTGACCGGAACGCCGGATATTATGTAGCGATGCAAACGGTGGTGCCTGTCCAGGTGGAGCGCATCAATGACCTGGTCGGCGCGATCCTTCAAGCCGGTATCGAGCTGCGCTTTACGCCGTCGCTTCTGCCGCTGAAAGAACAAGTGTTAGCGTCTACTGTTCATTTTTCCATGATTCGAATGCGGAATGCGACCCTGTAG
- a CDS encoding SDR family NAD(P)-dependent oxidoreductase, whose translation MSQRHYIITGTSRGIGEQLATMLLQQGHAVYGIARSHSMTLDRYERYTHYVYDLSEPSGLELLMENIIGSMELEDTDTVYLINNASMLEPLGRIDRCGAAEIAKNVQITLIAPMILTSCFLNQTNGYKARRKIMNISSGSGVYPAPSMSAYCTAKAGLNMFTQCVGLEQASGENPAQIIAVNPGMVDTEMQSMARDQDEKQFELAGAFSQAYESGQLLSTTEIGAHLLRILDEEHPPGSIVNYNEVYSS comes from the coding sequence ATGAGTCAAAGACACTATATTATAACGGGTACGTCAAGAGGGATCGGAGAACAGCTCGCGACGATGCTTCTTCAGCAGGGACATGCCGTCTACGGAATTGCGAGAAGCCATTCGATGACGCTGGATCGATATGAGCGATACACTCATTATGTGTATGACTTGAGTGAACCCTCGGGACTTGAGCTGCTGATGGAAAATATCATAGGGAGCATGGAGCTTGAGGATACCGATACAGTTTACCTTATTAATAATGCCTCAATGCTGGAACCGCTTGGGAGAATCGATCGATGCGGAGCGGCGGAGATTGCGAAGAATGTGCAGATCACCCTCATTGCGCCGATGATCCTAACCTCTTGCTTTTTGAATCAAACCAATGGGTATAAGGCCCGGCGGAAAATCATGAATATTTCTTCGGGCTCGGGGGTATATCCCGCTCCTTCCATGAGCGCATACTGTACCGCCAAAGCCGGGCTCAATATGTTCACGCAGTGTGTAGGGCTAGAGCAAGCAAGCGGGGAGAATCCGGCTCAGATTATTGCCGTCAATCCCGGCATGGTGGATACGGAAATGCAAAGCATGGCCAGAGATCAGGATGAGAAGCAGTTTGAGCTGGCCGGTGCATTTTCCCAAGCCTATGAATCCGGGCAGCTGCTGTCCACAACCGAGATTGGAGCGCATCTTCTGCGCATTTTGGATGAGGAACATCCTCCCGGAAGCATCGTGAATTATAATGAGGTTTATTCCTCGTAA